The DNA region ATATAAGTCTCTCGTAAAACTAAATATCGGTTTGATTTTTAAAATCACATTGATCTATCTCATTCTACAGGCAGCGTATCTGACCGGTTATTCAATACATGAACTGCTGTCGGCTTTCAAAGAGCTGGGACTCCTCAACAGTGACAACTTCCTGTTCAATAAGGTGTATGACTTTAAAGATACAATCCTGGATCACAAAACTGGAACCCTCGGTATACTCCTGAATGTGAGCATCGGCTGGTATTCAAGGCCTGAATATATTCAGTTCATAATTCAGATTCTCTATCTAAGCGGTTTTATGAGCTTCTGGAAAAAATATCAGATTCGCTGAGGAATCAAAAACAGCAGTAGTGGGATAATAAAGCATTATTCCACTACAAAGATTCAACTCTGTTTCGACCCTTTTTTTTACCGATGTAGAGTAACTCATCTGCTTTTTTGATACTGACATCTACATCCTGCAGGGGATCATACAAAGTGACTCCAAATGTAATGGTGATATGAGTAGTAATATCTTTAAAATTGAAAGGTCGTTGTTCAATCAACTTTCTTATTTTTTCTGCGGTTTCTTTGGCGCCCATCAATCCTGTGTCGGGAAGAACTATTAAAAACTCTTCCCCGCCCCAGCGACACACATGATCCTGTTTTCTCAGTGTCTCTACAAAAAGATCCGATATCTGCTTTAAGATATAATCACCAAAATCATGGCCAAAACGGTCATTGACTCTTTTAAAATAATCGATATCTGCCAAAAGAAAGCAGCATTGAATACTGTTACGAATCATCTTCTCTTTTTCAAAGTCGATTTTTTCCAATATATCTCTACGGTTGGAAAGAGATGTTAAAGGGTCTAAACGGGAAGAAGAATCCAGTGCCTCATTTTTCAACCTTAATTGAAATTCAAGATCCATAGCCGAGACACTATACGCTGCAGATAAGAGAAAAAAAACAGAAAAG from Oceanispirochaeta sp. includes:
- a CDS encoding GGDEF domain-containing protein, whose amino-acid sequence is MLVCLIACIIILNLKSRTWPEMHLLSSVIISNLQLMNLIIAFSVFFLLSAAYSVSAMDLEFQLRLKNEALDSSSRLDPLTSLSNRRDILEKIDFEKEKMIRNSIQCCFLLADIDYFKRVNDRFGHDFGDYILKQISDLFVETLRKQDHVCRWGGEEFLIVLPDTGLMGAKETAEKIRKLIEQRPFNFKDITTHITITFGVTLYDPLQDVDVSIKKADELLYIGKKKGRNRVESL